From the Chitinolyticbacter meiyuanensis genome, one window contains:
- a CDS encoding ABC transporter substrate-binding protein has product MKLKKMLAVGAAVFGFAAVHAQADTELEFWTMNLAPKFNGYFEQAVTKFNAANPGLKAKWVDMNWDQIQPKLIASIAAGNPPALVNFNVPWVHEFAAQGNIVALDQYVGGAKSVYSAGAIKDVTVNGKLYAFPWYNSVSIIAYNKDIFAKAGVKSAPKNFEELVATAKQVTAKTGTAAFAPKLDNFEGWFYYAGLPMVQNGKAVFNSPKHVAFVQKFADLYKAGVLPKDVFKMAFEQEIAAYNSGRIAMMTTAPQALKRTETDAPAVYAKTEVASFPTDAGQRAFGAWLMDFVVPKGFKNPAEAAKLGLYLTGDEQQVLFSKATESTFPSTKKANLDPYFQSGAKSADVVERARAVAAKSMDNARTLTIPPGVLPDGAAMNKKLQDEIQNAIEGRKPVKAALDEAAADWNAKLAK; this is encoded by the coding sequence ATGAAGCTGAAGAAGATGTTGGCCGTTGGCGCTGCGGTGTTCGGTTTCGCTGCTGTTCACGCACAAGCTGATACCGAGCTCGAATTCTGGACCATGAACCTGGCTCCGAAGTTCAACGGCTACTTCGAACAGGCCGTCACCAAGTTCAACGCCGCCAACCCGGGCCTGAAGGCCAAGTGGGTTGACATGAACTGGGACCAAATCCAACCGAAGCTGATCGCCTCGATCGCCGCTGGCAACCCGCCTGCTCTGGTTAACTTCAACGTGCCTTGGGTTCACGAATTTGCCGCTCAAGGCAACATCGTCGCCCTCGACCAGTACGTTGGTGGCGCCAAGAGCGTCTACTCGGCTGGCGCCATCAAGGACGTGACCGTCAACGGCAAGCTGTACGCCTTCCCGTGGTACAACTCCGTTTCGATCATCGCCTACAACAAGGACATCTTCGCCAAGGCTGGCGTGAAGTCCGCTCCGAAGAACTTCGAAGAGCTGGTGGCTACCGCCAAGCAAGTGACTGCCAAGACCGGCACTGCTGCTTTCGCTCCGAAGCTCGACAACTTCGAAGGCTGGTTCTACTACGCCGGTCTGCCGATGGTTCAGAACGGCAAGGCCGTGTTCAACTCGCCGAAGCACGTCGCTTTCGTGCAGAAGTTCGCTGACCTGTACAAGGCCGGCGTGCTGCCGAAGGACGTCTTCAAGATGGCCTTCGAGCAAGAAATCGCTGCGTACAACTCGGGCCGCATCGCCATGATGACGACCGCTCCGCAAGCGCTGAAGCGTACCGAAACCGACGCTCCGGCCGTTTATGCGAAGACCGAAGTTGCTTCGTTCCCGACCGACGCTGGCCAACGTGCTTTCGGCGCATGGCTGATGGACTTCGTGGTGCCGAAGGGCTTCAAGAACCCGGCAGAAGCCGCCAAGCTGGGTCTGTACCTGACCGGCGACGAGCAGCAAGTTCTGTTCTCGAAGGCTACCGAATCGACCTTCCCGTCGACCAAGAAGGCTAACCTGGATCCGTACTTCCAGTCGGGTGCCAAGAGCGCCGATGTGGTTGAGCGCGCACGTGCCGTGGCTGCCAAGTCCATGGACAACGCCCGCACTCTGACCATCCCGCCGGGCGTGCTGCCGGACGGTGCTGCGATGAACAAGAAGCTGCAAGACGAAATCCAGAACGCCATCGAAGGCCGCAAGCCGGTGAAGGCTGCCCTGGACGAAGCTGCTGCTGATTGGAACGCCAAGCTCGCCAAGTAA
- the thrC gene encoding threonine synthase: MHYISTRGGMAPQRFSDILLGGLAPDGGLSIAEAYPKLELAELKALAELNYPDLAFAVISRFVDDIPADDLKALIARTYTADVYRHGRDAARAGEITPVVQLEDGLYIEELSNGPTLAFKDMAMQLLGNLFEYVLEQRGEVINIVGATSGDTGSAAEYAMRGKHGVNVFMLSPHGKMSPFQRAQMFSLQDSNIHNIAVTSFFDACQDMVKAVNNDAAFKAQYKIGAVNSINWGRVVAQVVYYFKGYFAVAREVGEPVDFCVPSGNFGNVCAGHIARQMGLPIRRLIVATNENDVLDEFFKTGGYFPRGLDRTYETSSPSMDITKASNLERFVFDLIGRDGTKLAALWREVDAGRGFKLSDADFACMHDEYGFRSEKSSHADRIASIREVKAKYGIEIDPHTADGYLAAKAHREAGVTMVILETALPAKFEATMQEALGTAPQRPKDLAGLEALPQRFDVLEADAEALKRYVASHLDR; this comes from the coding sequence ATGCATTACATTTCGACCCGCGGCGGCATGGCCCCGCAACGCTTCTCCGACATCCTGCTGGGTGGCCTGGCCCCCGATGGTGGCCTCTCCATTGCCGAGGCCTACCCCAAGCTGGAACTCGCCGAGCTCAAGGCGCTGGCAGAGCTGAACTACCCCGACCTCGCGTTCGCCGTGATCAGCCGCTTTGTCGACGACATCCCCGCTGATGATCTCAAGGCCTTGATCGCCAGAACCTATACCGCCGACGTCTACCGCCATGGCCGCGATGCTGCCCGCGCGGGCGAGATCACCCCGGTGGTACAGCTGGAAGACGGCCTCTATATCGAAGAGCTGTCGAACGGCCCGACGCTGGCGTTCAAGGACATGGCGATGCAGTTGCTGGGCAACCTGTTCGAGTACGTGCTCGAGCAGCGCGGCGAGGTGATCAACATTGTCGGCGCCACCTCGGGCGATACCGGCTCGGCTGCCGAATATGCGATGCGCGGCAAGCACGGCGTGAATGTGTTCATGCTTTCGCCGCACGGCAAGATGAGCCCGTTCCAGCGCGCGCAGATGTTCAGCCTGCAGGACAGCAACATCCACAACATCGCGGTAACCAGCTTTTTCGACGCCTGCCAGGACATGGTCAAGGCGGTGAACAACGACGCCGCGTTCAAGGCGCAATACAAGATCGGCGCCGTCAACTCGATCAACTGGGGCCGCGTGGTCGCCCAGGTGGTGTACTACTTCAAGGGCTACTTCGCCGTGGCGAGGGAAGTGGGCGAGCCGGTCGACTTCTGCGTGCCGTCGGGCAACTTCGGCAACGTCTGCGCCGGCCATATCGCCCGTCAGATGGGCCTGCCGATTCGTCGCCTGATCGTCGCCACCAACGAGAACGACGTGCTCGACGAGTTCTTCAAGACCGGCGGCTACTTCCCGCGCGGCCTCGATCGCACCTACGAGACCTCCAGCCCGTCGATGGACATCACCAAGGCCTCCAACCTCGAGCGCTTCGTGTTCGACCTGATCGGCCGCGATGGCACCAAGCTCGCCGCGCTGTGGCGCGAAGTCGATGCCGGTCGTGGCTTCAAACTGTCCGACGCCGATTTCGCCTGCATGCACGACGAGTATGGCTTTCGCTCGGAAAAGAGCAGCCACGCTGACCGCATCGCCAGCATCCGCGAAGTGAAGGCCAAGTACGGCATCGAGATCGACCCACACACTGCCGACGGCTATCTGGCTGCCAAGGCGCATCGCGAAGCCGGCGTGACCATGGTGATCCTGGAAACCGCCCTGCCCGCCAAGTTCGAGGCGACGATGCAGGAGGCACTGGGCACCGCCCCGCAACGCCCGAAGGACTTGGCCGGCCTGGAAGCGCTGCCGCAACGCTTCGATGTGCTGGAAGCCGATGCCGAGGCCCTGAAGCGCTACGTCGCCTCCCACCTCGATCGCTGA
- a CDS encoding ABC transporter ATP-binding protein, whose translation MASVKLKNIKKNYTKDVQVIKGVNLEIQDGEFVVFVGPSGCGKSTMLRMIAGLEDITEGELLIGEKVANDIHASKRGIAMVFQSYALYPHMTVAENMGFALKLAGNPKAEIDGRVKRAAEILQITHLLDRKPKALSGGQRQRVAIGRAIVREPKVFLFDEPLSNLDAALRLNMRVELSKLHQDLKTTMIYVTHDQVEAMTLADRIVVFNAGIIQQVGSPLELYENPSNLFVAGFLGSPKMNLLDASVVASDNRSATVRLPKGIAVKAGVDAGRAKANDRVTLGIRPEHIQLATDADANAIPARVDLIEHLGDHVLAYIEIPGINEIISVKLPGNSTTLKYGDAIKVVFPESECMLFDAEGLAFKRVR comes from the coding sequence ATGGCTTCCGTTAAGCTCAAGAACATCAAGAAGAACTACACCAAGGACGTTCAGGTCATCAAGGGCGTCAACCTCGAGATCCAGGACGGCGAGTTCGTCGTGTTCGTCGGCCCGTCGGGCTGCGGCAAGTCGACCATGCTGCGCATGATCGCTGGCCTCGAAGACATCACCGAAGGCGAGCTGCTGATCGGTGAGAAGGTTGCCAATGATATCCACGCTTCCAAGCGCGGTATCGCCATGGTGTTCCAGAGCTACGCGCTCTACCCGCACATGACCGTGGCCGAGAACATGGGCTTCGCGCTCAAGCTCGCAGGCAACCCGAAGGCGGAGATCGATGGCCGCGTGAAGCGCGCCGCCGAAATCCTGCAGATCACCCACCTGCTTGATCGCAAGCCCAAGGCCCTGTCCGGCGGCCAGCGTCAGCGCGTGGCGATCGGCCGTGCCATCGTGCGTGAGCCCAAGGTGTTCTTGTTCGACGAGCCGTTGTCCAACCTGGATGCTGCGCTGCGCCTGAACATGCGTGTTGAGCTGTCCAAGCTGCACCAGGACCTCAAGACCACCATGATCTACGTGACCCACGATCAGGTGGAGGCCATGACCCTGGCCGACCGCATCGTGGTGTTCAACGCCGGTATCATCCAGCAGGTCGGCTCGCCGCTCGAACTGTACGAGAACCCGTCCAACCTGTTCGTGGCCGGCTTCCTCGGTTCGCCCAAGATGAACCTGCTAGACGCCTCGGTCGTGGCTTCCGACAACCGCTCGGCGACCGTGCGTCTGCCCAAGGGCATCGCCGTGAAAGCGGGTGTTGATGCCGGCCGTGCCAAGGCCAACGATCGCGTCACGCTGGGTATCCGTCCGGAACACATCCAGCTGGCGACCGATGCCGATGCCAACGCGATCCCGGCCCGCGTCGACCTGATCGAGCATCTGGGTGACCACGTGCTGGCCTACATCGAGATCCCGGGCATCAACGAGATCATCAGCGTCAAGCTGCCGGGCAACAGCACCACGCTGAAGTATGGCGACGCGATCAAGGTCGTGTTCCCGGAAAGCGAGTGCATGCTGTTCGACGCTGAAGGCCTTGCCTTCAAGCGCGTACGCTGA
- a CDS encoding homoserine dehydrogenase, producing MKPIQVGLCGVGTVGGGTATVLKRNCEEIARRAGRPIVVRIAANRNLERARAALGDSIELIDDALTVARHPDVEIVVELIGGTTVAKEVVLTAIEHGKHVVTANKKLIAEYGNEIFARAQEKGVMVAFEAAVAGGIPVIKALREGLTANRIEWVAGIINGTSNFILTEMRDKGSAFADVLAEAQRLGYAEADPTFDIEGHDAAHKLTIMSAIAFGIPVQFDKAYLEGISTLQAADIKYAQELGYRIKLLGVTRRRAEGIELRVAPTLIPEKRLIANVDGVMNAVLVKGDAVGATLYYGPGAGAEPTASSVIADLVDITRLATADPEHRVPHLAFQPSALADLPILPISEVETCYYLRLNVQDQTGVLADITRTLADHGISVDAMLQRPGHDGNDDGRDDIAIVTHLAVEKRVDAAIAQIEALPAVNGQVVKLRLEHLNG from the coding sequence ATGAAACCCATCCAGGTCGGTTTGTGTGGCGTCGGTACCGTCGGTGGCGGTACCGCTACCGTGTTGAAACGTAATTGCGAGGAAATCGCGCGTCGTGCTGGCCGGCCCATCGTGGTGCGCATTGCCGCCAACCGCAATCTGGAGCGAGCCCGCGCCGCGCTCGGTGACAGCATCGAGCTGATCGACGACGCGCTCACTGTTGCCCGCCACCCCGACGTGGAAATCGTGGTCGAGCTGATCGGCGGCACCACCGTTGCCAAGGAGGTGGTGCTGACCGCCATCGAGCACGGCAAGCACGTGGTCACCGCCAATAAGAAGCTGATCGCCGAATATGGCAACGAGATCTTCGCCCGCGCCCAGGAAAAAGGCGTGATGGTCGCGTTCGAAGCCGCCGTTGCCGGCGGCATTCCGGTGATCAAGGCGCTGCGTGAAGGCCTGACCGCAAACCGCATCGAATGGGTAGCCGGCATCATCAACGGCACCAGCAACTTCATCCTGACCGAGATGCGCGACAAGGGCTCTGCCTTTGCCGACGTGCTGGCAGAAGCGCAACGCCTGGGCTATGCCGAGGCCGATCCGACCTTCGACATCGAAGGGCACGACGCCGCGCACAAGCTCACCATCATGAGCGCCATCGCCTTCGGCATCCCGGTGCAGTTCGACAAGGCCTACCTTGAAGGCATCAGCACGCTGCAAGCTGCCGACATCAAGTACGCGCAAGAGCTGGGCTATCGCATCAAGCTCTTGGGCGTCACCCGCCGTCGCGCCGAGGGTATCGAGCTGCGCGTCGCGCCGACGCTGATCCCGGAAAAGCGGCTGATCGCCAATGTCGACGGCGTGATGAACGCCGTGCTGGTGAAGGGTGACGCCGTCGGCGCCACGCTGTACTACGGCCCGGGCGCCGGCGCCGAGCCGACCGCTTCGTCGGTGATCGCCGACCTCGTCGACATCACCCGTCTTGCCACCGCCGATCCAGAACATCGCGTGCCGCACCTGGCGTTCCAGCCCTCGGCCCTCGCCGACCTGCCCATCCTGCCGATCTCGGAAGTCGAGACCTGCTATTACCTGCGCCTGAACGTGCAGGATCAGACCGGCGTGCTGGCCGACATCACCCGCACGCTGGCCGATCACGGCATCTCCGTTGACGCGATGCTGCAGCGCCCGGGTCACGACGGCAACGACGACGGCCGCGACGACATCGCCATCGTCACCCACCTCGCGGTGGAAAAGCGTGTCGATGCCGCCATCGCCCAGATCGAAGCGCTGCCTGCCGTCAACGGCCAGGTGGTCAAGCTGCGGCTGGAACACCTGAACGGCTAA
- a CDS encoding ABC transporter substrate-binding protein, translating into MKLKPFLAIAAALFAASTAHAADKVKVEYWSNSLSPKFDAVMKDLTAKFNKSQTGIEAVWVDVPWDAFQARVVSSVAAGNVPGLVNLPKPWMDQFAQQKIIQPITKQVGGFKNVYTNGALKDVTYEGEIYGLPWYQVTAVLFFNKELLAKAGVKEAPKSFDELLKTARVVKEKTGVAGFAPKLNDGFAGWFLYDGLPVVQNGKAVFNSPAHVKLVEEFKKAYADGVIPKDAFKMQFEEQIAAFGSAKVAMFGEGAHALKRTQTDSPKVYAQTGVAGFPEGKGNTPFGGFLFLWSVPKGFKNVDAAVKVGQFISNDESQLAFAKASATFPSTNKALDDAFFQAGAKSKDPVEQATAVAASAIKSSRTLTVSGLPDEAAMNKKMNDEIEAAIIGRKPVKQALDEAVAFWNSKFAAGK; encoded by the coding sequence ATGAAATTGAAGCCGTTTCTCGCCATCGCCGCTGCGCTGTTCGCAGCATCCACCGCTCATGCTGCTGACAAGGTGAAGGTGGAGTATTGGTCCAACAGTCTGTCGCCGAAGTTCGACGCTGTGATGAAGGATCTGACCGCCAAGTTCAACAAGTCGCAGACCGGCATCGAAGCAGTCTGGGTCGATGTGCCTTGGGATGCCTTCCAGGCACGCGTGGTGTCGTCGGTGGCCGCCGGTAACGTGCCGGGCCTCGTGAACCTGCCGAAGCCCTGGATGGACCAGTTTGCCCAACAGAAGATCATCCAGCCGATCACCAAGCAGGTGGGCGGCTTCAAGAATGTCTATACCAACGGCGCCCTGAAGGACGTGACCTACGAAGGCGAGATCTATGGCCTGCCGTGGTATCAGGTCACTGCCGTGCTGTTCTTCAACAAGGAATTGCTCGCCAAGGCCGGCGTGAAGGAAGCGCCGAAGTCGTTCGACGAGCTGCTGAAGACTGCACGCGTCGTCAAGGAAAAGACCGGCGTGGCCGGTTTCGCGCCGAAGCTGAACGACGGTTTCGCCGGCTGGTTCCTCTATGACGGCCTGCCCGTGGTGCAGAACGGCAAGGCCGTGTTCAACAGCCCGGCTCACGTCAAGCTGGTTGAGGAATTCAAGAAGGCCTACGCCGATGGCGTGATCCCGAAGGATGCCTTCAAGATGCAATTCGAAGAGCAGATCGCTGCCTTCGGTAGTGCCAAGGTCGCCATGTTCGGCGAAGGTGCGCACGCACTGAAGCGCACCCAGACTGATTCGCCCAAGGTGTACGCCCAGACTGGCGTGGCTGGTTTCCCGGAAGGCAAGGGCAATACCCCGTTCGGTGGCTTCCTGTTCCTGTGGTCGGTGCCCAAGGGCTTCAAGAACGTCGATGCAGCTGTGAAGGTCGGTCAATTCATCTCGAACGATGAGTCACAGCTCGCCTTTGCCAAAGCCTCGGCCACCTTCCCGTCGACCAACAAGGCGCTGGACGATGCGTTCTTCCAGGCCGGCGCCAAGTCCAAGGATCCGGTGGAGCAGGCGACTGCCGTAGCCGCTTCGGCAATCAAGAGTTCGCGCACGCTGACCGTTTCCGGTCTGCCTGACGAAGCCGCGATGAACAAGAAGATGAATGATGAAATCGAAGCCGCCATCATCGGTCGCAAGCCGGTGAAGCAGGCGCTCGACGAAGCCGTGGCGTTCTGGAACAGCAAGTTCGCCGCTGGCAAGTAA
- a CDS encoding carbohydrate ABC transporter permease: MKTSSYTAIAYLFLAPALILMGVFTFWPVGYNAYLAFNDYSIADATATWNNFEHFKYLYGEDLFHQALKNSLLFLLVVPVIQVAALLVAKLVNNKLPGMTFFRAAFYIPVITAISIAGIVWLNVYKYDGILTWFLQSLGLIEEQVNWLGEPKIAIYMVMIFTFWKGIGYYMVLYLAGLQAIPTEVEEAAVLDGANAWQRFWKITVPMVKPTILLCTLLSTIAALKAFQEVVVLTRGQADTYTALYYVYAQAFTNFNFGRAAAAGLVVTFFCVLLAIVQFRFFGEKK; the protein is encoded by the coding sequence GTGAAAACCTCCAGTTACACCGCCATCGCCTATCTGTTCTTGGCGCCAGCCTTGATCCTGATGGGTGTCTTCACCTTCTGGCCCGTCGGTTACAACGCCTACCTGGCGTTCAACGACTACAGCATCGCCGATGCAACCGCCACCTGGAACAACTTCGAGCACTTCAAATATCTGTATGGCGAAGACCTGTTTCACCAGGCGCTGAAAAACTCGCTGCTGTTCCTGCTGGTCGTGCCTGTCATTCAGGTCGCCGCACTGCTCGTTGCCAAGCTCGTCAACAACAAGTTGCCGGGCATGACTTTTTTCCGGGCTGCGTTTTATATCCCTGTCATTACCGCCATCTCGATTGCCGGTATCGTGTGGCTCAACGTCTATAAGTACGACGGTATCCTGACTTGGTTCCTGCAATCGCTGGGCCTGATCGAAGAGCAGGTGAACTGGCTCGGTGAGCCGAAGATCGCCATCTACATGGTGATGATCTTCACCTTCTGGAAGGGTATCGGCTACTACATGGTGCTGTATCTTGCCGGTCTGCAGGCCATCCCCACCGAGGTCGAGGAAGCCGCGGTGCTGGACGGTGCCAATGCCTGGCAGCGCTTCTGGAAGATCACCGTGCCCATGGTCAAGCCGACCATCCTCTTGTGCACGCTGCTGTCGACCATTGCCGCACTCAAGGCGTTCCAAGAAGTGGTGGTGCTGACCCGCGGTCAGGCCGACACTTATACCGCCCTCTATTACGTGTATGCCCAGGCGTTCACCAACTTCAACTTCGGCCGCGCTGCCGCAGCGGGTCTGGTGGTCACCTTCTTCTGCGTGCTGCTGGCCATCGTCCAGTTCCGCTTCTTCGGTGAAAAGAAATAA
- a CDS encoding GNAT family N-acetyltransferase, with product MRVLPLTDDAGRLIAPDWLGRAEPVHRQLRPQLPVDYPGRMAEVCANGGRLIAAVDGDTVVGLALWRLIENTYEGRRLYVDDLIVDQAQRSLGVGQLLLGWLETQAGSLDCAVLALDSGVQRSGAHKFYFREGMTIASYSFRKALQ from the coding sequence ATGCGGGTTTTGCCGCTGACCGATGATGCGGGCCGCCTGATCGCGCCCGACTGGCTGGGCCGCGCAGAACCGGTACACCGGCAACTGCGCCCGCAGCTCCCCGTCGACTACCCCGGACGGATGGCCGAGGTCTGCGCCAATGGCGGGCGGTTGATCGCCGCCGTCGATGGCGACACCGTCGTCGGATTGGCGCTGTGGCGCCTGATCGAGAACACCTACGAGGGCCGCCGGCTTTACGTCGATGACCTGATCGTGGACCAAGCGCAACGCTCTCTTGGCGTTGGCCAGCTGCTGCTGGGCTGGCTGGAAACCCAGGCAGGCTCGCTGGACTGCGCGGTACTGGCGCTCGATTCAGGTGTGCAACGCAGCGGCGCACATAAATTCTATTTTCGCGAGGGGATGACGATCGCCTCGTACAGCTTCAGGAAGGCATTGCAATGA
- a CDS encoding pyridoxal phosphate-dependent aminotransferase, translating into MNPIHKSNKLLNVCYEIRGPVPERARQMEEEGHRIIKLNIGNLQPFGFDAPDEVVQDVIRNLPSAAGYVDSKGLFPARKAVMHYTQQKRIADVTVDDIYIGNGASELIVMSMQGLLNNGDEVLVPAPDYPLWTAAVSLAGGTPRHYLCDEANGWLPALDDMRAKITPRTRAIVVINPNNPTGALYPDEVLKEIVEIAREHGLIIYADEIYDKVLYDGASHTSIASLADDVLFVTFNGLSKNYRACGYRAGWMIVSGNKKIARDYIDGLNILSTMRLCANVPAQYAIQTALGGYQSINDLVVPGGRLARQRDLACELLNAIPGVSVAKPQAALYLFPRLDPQLYPLEDDQQLALELLQEEKVLIVQGTGFNWIAPDHFRLTFLPHLDDLTDAVGRIERFLAGYRKRHGTA; encoded by the coding sequence ATGAACCCCATCCACAAGTCGAACAAGCTCCTCAACGTCTGCTACGAAATCCGTGGCCCGGTACCGGAGCGAGCGCGGCAGATGGAGGAGGAAGGTCATCGCATCATCAAGCTCAACATTGGCAACCTGCAGCCGTTCGGCTTCGATGCACCGGACGAGGTGGTGCAGGACGTGATCCGCAACCTGCCCAGCGCGGCCGGTTACGTCGATTCCAAGGGCCTGTTCCCCGCGCGCAAGGCGGTGATGCACTACACCCAGCAGAAGCGCATCGCCGATGTAACGGTCGACGACATCTACATCGGCAACGGCGCATCCGAGCTGATCGTGATGTCGATGCAGGGCCTGCTGAACAATGGCGACGAGGTGCTGGTGCCGGCGCCCGATTACCCGCTATGGACCGCCGCGGTGAGCCTCGCCGGTGGCACTCCGCGCCACTACCTGTGTGACGAAGCCAACGGCTGGCTGCCCGCGCTCGACGACATGCGCGCCAAGATCACGCCGCGCACCCGCGCCATCGTGGTGATCAACCCGAACAATCCCACCGGTGCGCTGTACCCGGACGAGGTGCTGAAGGAAATCGTCGAGATCGCCCGCGAGCATGGCCTGATCATCTACGCCGACGAAATCTACGACAAGGTGCTGTACGACGGCGCAAGCCACACCTCAATCGCGTCGCTTGCCGACGATGTGCTGTTCGTCACCTTCAATGGACTGTCAAAGAACTACCGTGCCTGCGGCTACCGCGCCGGCTGGATGATCGTGTCGGGCAACAAGAAGATCGCGCGCGACTACATCGACGGCCTCAACATTCTTTCGACCATGCGGCTGTGCGCCAACGTGCCGGCGCAGTACGCGATCCAGACCGCGCTCGGCGGCTACCAAAGCATCAACGATCTGGTGGTGCCGGGCGGGCGTCTGGCACGGCAGCGAGATTTGGCCTGCGAGCTGTTGAATGCCATTCCCGGGGTCTCGGTCGCCAAGCCGCAGGCCGCGCTTTACCTGTTCCCGCGACTCGATCCCCAGCTCTATCCGCTGGAGGACGACCAGCAACTGGCGCTGGAGCTGCTGCAGGAGGAAAAGGTGCTGATCGTGCAGGGCACGGGCTTCAACTGGATCGCACCGGACCACTTCCGCCTCACCTTCCTGCCGCACCTCGACGACCTGACCGATGCGGTCGGTCGCATCGAGCGCTTCCTCGCCGGTTACCGAAAACGCCACGGTACCGCATAA
- a CDS encoding carbohydrate ABC transporter permease: MSKSFTRALELTGQYAGLIAFTIFTTFPFIWATSVAISEDPSNIWLFPGAFLPTDPGLMWFKRVITDIPFKDYLLNSTIISFWTIIFTVIISVMAGYPLARLRFPGRGLIFIGIIATMMLPSEVAIIPNFVTLKHIGDFFEAAIGYKLIGLNTFAGVYLPTVAGAFGIFLMKQAFEQIPQDLIDAARVDGAKELQILWRVMVPVSAPSIAALAIFTLVNAWNEFIWSGIVLTSRDKYPLAVGMFNDLTGPFAVSTSMVMAGIVLSVLPVLIFFAFTQRYFISGLDGAVK, encoded by the coding sequence ATGAGTAAATCCTTTACACGGGCACTCGAGCTCACCGGTCAGTACGCCGGGCTGATTGCCTTCACCATCTTCACTACTTTCCCATTCATCTGGGCAACCTCGGTCGCCATTTCCGAAGATCCGTCGAACATCTGGCTGTTCCCGGGCGCCTTCCTGCCTACGGATCCCGGACTGATGTGGTTCAAGCGGGTGATCACGGACATTCCGTTCAAGGATTACCTGCTCAACTCGACCATCATCTCGTTCTGGACCATCATCTTCACCGTGATCATCTCGGTGATGGCAGGTTACCCGCTGGCGCGACTGCGCTTCCCGGGGCGCGGCCTGATCTTCATCGGTATCATCGCCACCATGATGCTGCCGTCCGAAGTCGCCATCATCCCGAACTTCGTCACGCTCAAGCACATCGGTGATTTCTTCGAAGCCGCCATCGGGTACAAGCTGATCGGCCTCAACACCTTCGCCGGTGTCTATCTGCCGACCGTGGCTGGTGCCTTCGGCATCTTCCTGATGAAGCAGGCCTTCGAGCAGATTCCGCAGGATCTGATCGATGCGGCCCGCGTCGATGGTGCCAAGGAACTGCAGATCCTGTGGCGCGTGATGGTGCCGGTGTCGGCGCCGTCGATTGCGGCACTGGCGATCTTCACCCTGGTCAACGCGTGGAACGAGTTCATCTGGTCGGGCATCGTGCTGACCTCGCGTGACAAGTACCCGCTGGCCGTCGGTATGTTCAACGACCTGACCGGCCCGTTCGCGGTCTCGACCAGTATGGTCATGGCCGGCATCGTGCTCTCCGTGCTGCCGGTGCTGATCTTCTTCGCGTTCACGCAGCGTTACTTCATCAGCGGCCTCGATGGCGCGGTGAAATAA
- a CDS encoding polysaccharide deacetylase family protein produces the protein MQGKLPGYGLLAALLALSIPLASAQEQRIRTPYLEGWQQVELQVMEGQAAAFPGVYWIAGPTERKVVALTFDDGPNDSNTLALLTVLKKHGVRATFFELGMWVEKYPQLAKAVLADGHVIGNHSYDHPYSSRLTPTALWDNQVAKTQGIIKQTLGFEPTLYRAPYGEITDEQVKLLGSRGLKVISWSVDTRDWLAARSFNGDNMIERMALDHINEEAIVLMHDGGGPRQHTIAAVDKMITKLKEAGYGFVTVDELLGVPAKLPEAPKVEAAAKPEPAQAAAK, from the coding sequence ATGCAAGGCAAACTTCCCGGCTATGGCTTGCTGGCCGCGCTGCTCGCGTTGTCGATACCGCTGGCCTCGGCTCAGGAGCAGCGTATCCGCACGCCCTATCTGGAAGGCTGGCAACAGGTTGAACTGCAGGTGATGGAGGGGCAGGCCGCAGCCTTTCCAGGCGTGTACTGGATCGCCGGGCCAACGGAGCGCAAGGTGGTGGCGCTGACTTTCGACGATGGCCCTAACGACAGCAATACGCTGGCGCTGCTCACGGTGCTGAAGAAGCATGGGGTGCGCGCCACCTTCTTCGAGCTGGGCATGTGGGTGGAGAAGTATCCGCAGCTCGCCAAGGCAGTGCTGGCCGACGGGCACGTGATCGGCAACCACAGCTATGATCACCCGTATTCCAGCCGGCTCACGCCGACCGCACTCTGGGACAACCAGGTCGCCAAGACCCAGGGCATCATCAAGCAGACGCTGGGTTTCGAGCCGACGCTCTATCGTGCACCGTATGGCGAGATCACCGATGAGCAGGTGAAGCTGCTCGGCAGTAGGGGTCTGAAGGTGATCTCGTGGTCGGTCGACACCCGTGACTGGCTGGCGGCACGCAGCTTCAACGGTGACAACATGATCGAGCGCATGGCGCTTGATCACATCAACGAGGAGGCCATCGTGCTGATGCATGATGGTGGCGGGCCGCGCCAGCACACCATTGCCGCAGTGGACAAGATGATCACAAAGCTCAAGGAGGCTGGCTACGGCTTTGTCACCGTCGACGAGCTGCTCGGTGTACCAGCCAAGCTGCCGGAGGCTCCCAAGGTGGAGGCTGCGGCAAAGCCTGAACCCGCCCAGGCTGCAGCCAAGTAG